The uncultured Desulfuromonas sp. genome has a segment encoding these proteins:
- a CDS encoding MoaD/ThiS family protein, protein MMNITVKLFANFRVGRFKEAQRNYPDNTPCRLVLQELYITEEELGVLMVNSRHADPDQELKDGDIVSIFPLVGGG, encoded by the coding sequence ATGATGAATATCACAGTCAAGCTGTTTGCCAACTTTCGCGTTGGGCGCTTCAAGGAAGCGCAGCGCAACTATCCCGATAACACCCCATGCCGACTGGTGTTGCAGGAACTCTATATCACCGAGGAAGAGCTGGGCGTGCTGATGGTCAACAGCCGACATGCCGATCCGGATCAGGAACTCAAGGACGGCGATATTGTTTCCATCTTTCCTCTGGTTGGGGGCGGTTAG
- the moaA gene encoding GTP 3',8-cyclase MoaA, with product MQLIDRYGRKINYLRLSITDRCNMRCRYCMPAHGVEKVTHDDVLSYEELYRISKAAVATGIEKIRVTGGEPLVRKGVVPFLERLSRIDGLKQLVVTTNGLMLDEMAYDLKQAGVKHLNVSLDSLNAKTFAEVTRGANLVKVLAGLAAAERVGLPVKLNMVVMRGVNDHEIERFAELTRDKPLAVRFIEYMPALKEPGWQKLSLSGHEVLERLGERYRLDAVDRHELAGPACEYRIPGAKGTIGVITPITGHFCSSCNRIRVTSTGKARSCLFSEKGVDLKPILDSDDQLALQGALRTVVTLKPDMHNVSVDQCDHTAFAMSNIGG from the coding sequence ATGCAGCTTATCGACCGTTACGGGCGAAAAATCAATTACCTGCGACTTTCCATCACCGACCGCTGCAACATGCGCTGTCGCTATTGCATGCCGGCGCACGGTGTGGAGAAAGTCACCCATGACGATGTGCTCAGCTATGAAGAGCTCTATCGTATTTCCAAAGCAGCTGTTGCGACCGGCATTGAAAAGATTCGTGTTACCGGCGGAGAGCCATTGGTCCGCAAGGGGGTTGTGCCGTTTCTTGAGCGCCTGTCGCGGATTGACGGCCTTAAGCAGCTGGTGGTGACCACCAATGGCCTGATGCTCGACGAGATGGCCTATGATCTTAAGCAGGCCGGTGTTAAACACCTCAATGTCAGCCTCGATTCCCTCAACGCCAAGACCTTTGCTGAGGTGACCCGCGGTGCCAACCTGGTCAAAGTCCTCGCCGGTTTAGCGGCGGCTGAGCGCGTCGGTTTGCCGGTCAAGCTCAACATGGTGGTGATGCGCGGTGTCAACGATCATGAAATCGAGCGTTTTGCCGAACTGACCCGCGACAAGCCCCTTGCTGTCCGCTTTATCGAATACATGCCCGCACTCAAAGAGCCGGGCTGGCAGAAGCTGTCGCTGTCCGGTCATGAGGTGCTCGAACGGCTGGGAGAGCGCTACCGTCTCGATGCCGTGGACCGCCATGAACTGGCAGGACCGGCCTGCGAATATCGCATTCCCGGAGCCAAGGGTACCATCGGTGTGATCACGCCGATCACCGGTCATTTCTGCAGCAGTTGCAACCGTATTCGCGTCACCTCAACCGGCAAAGCGCGCAGCTGCCTGTTTTCAGAAAAAGGGGTGGATCTTAAGCCGATCCTCGACAGTGACGATCAACTGGCCCTGCAGGGTGCCTTGCGCACTGTCGTAACACTCAAACCGGATATGCATAACGTCAGCGTGGATCAGTGCGATCATACCGCCTTTGCCATGTCCAATATCGGCGGTTAA
- the ltrA gene encoding group II intron reverse transcriptase/maturase, with amino-acid sequence MTNVATEALPETAGAVSEGSDRKSREYGGGVSNVTACSEPFWTEAKMRLMEEVVSRSNMMAAYHRVVGNKGAPGIDGMTVIALKDYLNKEWPRIKEELLNGDYQPQPVRKVDIPKPGSGVRTLGIPTVLDRLIQQALHQELMRLFEPDFSEHCYGFRPKRSAHQAVQAARRHVASGRRWVVDIDLEKFFDRVGHDVLMARVSRKVKDPRVLQLIRRYLRAGVLEGGILSPRVEGTPQGGPLSPLLSNILLDELDKELEKRGHAFCRYADDCNVYVHSRRSAERVMSSLTRFLEQQLKLKVNRGKSAVGRPWERTFLGYSMTFHKKPRLKVAQSSVKRFKASLRKLFRRGRGLSLKRTIEEAIPKLRGWIGYYRLAEVKGLFEELDGWIRRKLRCILWRQWKRPFTRARNLMRRGLTERRALKSARNGRGPWFNSGASHMHDAFRKSFFDKLGLVSLLDQHRRFQYAL; translated from the coding sequence ATGACGAACGTAGCCACAGAAGCCCTGCCTGAGACGGCAGGGGCCGTGTCCGAGGGTAGCGACCGGAAGTCGCGAGAGTACGGCGGCGGTGTGTCAAACGTCACGGCATGCAGTGAACCTTTCTGGACGGAAGCGAAAATGCGACTGATGGAAGAAGTCGTCAGTCGCAGCAACATGATGGCTGCCTATCATCGGGTGGTTGGTAATAAGGGTGCCCCCGGCATCGACGGGATGACGGTTATCGCCTTGAAGGACTACCTGAACAAAGAATGGCCGCGTATCAAGGAAGAACTGCTGAACGGGGACTATCAGCCTCAGCCGGTACGGAAAGTAGATATTCCCAAACCCGGCAGCGGGGTGCGCACGCTCGGCATCCCCACGGTGCTGGATCGACTCATTCAGCAGGCGCTGCATCAGGAGTTGATGCGGCTGTTCGAACCGGACTTCTCCGAGCACTGCTACGGGTTTCGTCCCAAGCGAAGTGCTCATCAAGCGGTGCAGGCCGCTCGGCGGCATGTCGCCTCAGGGCGGCGCTGGGTGGTCGACATCGATTTGGAGAAGTTTTTCGACCGCGTAGGGCACGATGTCCTTATGGCTCGTGTCTCGCGCAAGGTCAAAGACCCTCGGGTACTGCAACTGATTCGCCGCTATCTGAGGGCCGGGGTTCTCGAAGGCGGGATCCTATCGCCCCGGGTGGAGGGCACGCCACAAGGCGGGCCGCTGTCTCCCCTGTTGTCGAATATCCTGCTGGACGAACTGGACAAGGAACTGGAGAAACGGGGCCATGCCTTCTGCCGTTATGCCGATGACTGCAACGTTTATGTTCACAGTCGCCGGTCGGCCGAACGGGTTATGTCGTCGCTGACAAGGTTTCTCGAACAGCAACTGAAGCTCAAGGTCAATCGCGGTAAAAGCGCTGTTGGCCGTCCCTGGGAGAGAACCTTTCTCGGCTACAGCATGACCTTTCACAAGAAGCCACGGCTGAAAGTTGCTCAAAGCTCGGTGAAACGGTTCAAGGCAAGCCTGAGGAAGCTGTTTCGACGGGGAAGGGGGCTCAGCCTGAAAAGAACCATCGAAGAAGCGATCCCGAAGCTACGGGGCTGGATCGGTTACTACCGGCTTGCCGAAGTCAAAGGGCTCTTCGAGGAACTGGACGGCTGGATTCGCAGGAAACTGCGCTGCATCCTGTGGCGACAGTGGAAGCGCCCCTTCACCCGAGCCAGGAATCTGATGCGACGGGGATTGACGGAACGCAGGGCCCTGAAATCGGCCCGAAACGGGCGAGGCCCCTGGTTCAACTCAGGAGCCTCGCACATGCATGATGCGTTTCGGAAATCTTTCTTTGACAAGCTGGGGCTGGTTTCATTACTCGACCAGCACAGACGCTTTCAATATGCCTTGTGA
- a CDS encoding ABC transporter ATP-binding protein — MSELYRLEQIRYRYANEQRCALDIASLSFETGHLYSLHGANGSGKSTLLNCLALLLTPQNGQLYFRQRRVSRGWFSLPRLRRQITLVHQAPYLFDGTVSDNLCMALRLGGICSNQAQQAIDEALTNVGLGDFHHRNARELSGGEQKRVAIARALALRPKVLLLDEPTANMDKYSVERLEQLIYTLPEKGLTVIIASHDQGQAQRLGSQVIELHNGQVVATDDMMIKEHCYA; from the coding sequence ATGAGTGAACTGTACCGTCTTGAACAGATCCGTTACCGCTATGCCAATGAGCAGCGCTGCGCCCTCGACATCGCGTCGTTATCATTCGAAACGGGACACCTCTATTCGCTACACGGCGCCAACGGCTCCGGTAAAAGCACCCTGCTCAACTGTCTGGCGCTGTTACTTACCCCACAAAATGGGCAGCTTTATTTCAGACAACGCCGGGTATCTCGGGGCTGGTTCTCCCTGCCGCGGTTGCGCCGCCAGATCACCCTGGTGCATCAGGCGCCGTACCTGTTTGACGGCACCGTCAGCGATAATTTGTGCATGGCCTTACGCCTGGGCGGCATCTGTTCCAATCAGGCACAGCAGGCGATTGATGAGGCGCTGACCAATGTCGGTCTGGGAGATTTTCACCACCGCAACGCACGCGAGCTGTCGGGCGGCGAACAAAAAAGGGTGGCCATTGCCCGCGCACTGGCGCTACGCCCCAAGGTTTTGCTGCTCGATGAACCGACAGCCAATATGGACAAATACAGTGTCGAACGTCTTGAACAACTGATCTACACCCTGCCTGAAAAGGGTCTGACCGTGATCATCGCCAGTCATGATCAGGGTCAGGCGCAACGCCTTGGCAGTCAGGTGATTGAACTTCACAATGGTCAGGTGGTTGCGACGGACGACATGATGATAAAGGAACATTGCTATGCTTAG
- a CDS encoding HesA/MoeB/ThiF family protein — translation MSEIRASVERCVCDGMLSWSDQLTIARQYGVSVAYIEAVSLERGILPARYQRNRNMLNCRDQLALFSSHVAVVGCGGLGGYIIEELARIGIGHLTVIDPDFFEEHNLNRQLLSSPADLGHDKVAVAARRVMEINPAVTVTPVVTALSRNNGCGLLAGAQVVVDGLDNIDTRLELSDVCETLELPLVHGAIAGWYGHVTTQMPGDTSLQTLYGRKQRPKGIEGSLGNPSFTPSLIASVQVAEVIKVLLNHGEPLRHRLFTIDLLDMECIETPL, via the coding sequence ATGTCGGAAATTCGCGCCAGTGTTGAACGCTGCGTGTGTGACGGCATGCTCAGCTGGAGCGATCAGTTGACCATCGCCCGTCAGTACGGCGTCAGCGTGGCCTATATCGAAGCCGTCTCCCTTGAGCGGGGCATCCTGCCGGCACGCTATCAGCGCAATCGCAACATGCTCAACTGCCGTGATCAACTGGCCCTGTTCAGCAGTCATGTCGCCGTCGTCGGTTGCGGTGGCCTCGGTGGTTACATCATCGAAGAGCTGGCCCGTATCGGAATCGGCCATCTGACCGTAATCGATCCGGATTTTTTTGAAGAGCACAACCTCAACCGGCAGTTGCTGTCGAGCCCGGCTGATCTCGGCCACGACAAGGTGGCCGTGGCCGCGCGGCGGGTGATGGAAATCAATCCAGCTGTGACCGTCACGCCCGTTGTTACGGCGTTATCCCGTAACAACGGCTGTGGTTTGCTGGCCGGTGCCCAGGTCGTTGTCGATGGGCTCGACAATATCGACACCCGTCTGGAATTGTCCGACGTGTGCGAAACCCTCGAGCTGCCGCTGGTCCATGGTGCCATTGCCGGCTGGTATGGCCATGTGACTACGCAAATGCCCGGCGACACGAGTTTACAGACCCTCTACGGCCGTAAACAACGGCCGAAGGGCATTGAGGGATCGTTGGGAAATCCCTCGTTTACCCCGAGCCTGATTGCCTCCGTGCAAGTGGCCGAGGTGATCAAGGTTTTATTGAACCATGGGGAACCCCTGCGCCATCGCCTGTTTACCATCGACCTGTTGGATATGGAGTGTATTGAAACACCCCTGTAA
- a CDS encoding aldehyde ferredoxin oxidoreductase C-terminal domain-containing protein: MDKIFRVNMTDLTTTVEEVPAEWAGLGGRALTSTIVATEVDPECHPLGEKNKLVFAPGLLSGTAAAQSGRMSCGAKSPLTGGIKESNAGGTTAQQFARMGIKAMIIEGLPKEDKFYSLHITKDGVTIAEESELLGSGNFAVIDAMVEKYDKKIGVITIGLPGELKMASANISVKDPDGKIRSHGRGGMGAVMGSKKIKYMTVDSDGAGAVPIADPDTFKKAARVFAKAMLDHPVSGEGLPTYGTNVLVNILNEAGGLPTRNFTSGQFEAHDNISGETMHDTIVERGGHPKHGCHKGCIIQCSQVYVDKQGNYLTSGFEYETIWGMGANCCVENLDEIAEADNIMDDIGVDSIETVVMFGVAMEAGILPFGDGKGILRLLREEIGKGTPLGRILGGGAGNVGRTYGVTRVPVVKNQGIPAYDPRSVKGIGITYATSTMGADHTSGYTIATNILNVGGFVDPLSKDGQVELSRNLQIATAAIDSTGMCIFVAFPALDIPECLPALIDMINARFGCELTGDDVTELGKKVLKLEHQFNLDAGMTNKDDRLPEFFKTDPVAPHNAIWDFTDEEIDEFWNF, from the coding sequence ATGGATAAGATTTTCCGCGTTAACATGACCGACCTGACCACCACCGTTGAAGAGGTTCCAGCCGAATGGGCCGGACTCGGTGGTCGCGCCCTGACTTCAACCATCGTCGCGACCGAGGTTGATCCTGAATGCCATCCACTGGGTGAAAAAAACAAACTGGTATTTGCCCCCGGTCTGCTCAGCGGTACTGCGGCGGCCCAATCCGGCCGCATGTCGTGCGGCGCTAAGAGCCCGCTGACCGGCGGCATCAAAGAGAGTAACGCCGGCGGTACCACCGCCCAGCAATTTGCCCGCATGGGTATCAAGGCCATGATCATCGAGGGCCTGCCCAAAGAGGACAAATTCTACAGCCTGCATATCACCAAAGACGGCGTAACCATCGCCGAAGAATCCGAGCTGCTCGGCAGCGGCAACTTTGCCGTCATCGATGCCATGGTGGAGAAGTACGATAAAAAAATCGGCGTCATCACCATCGGCCTGCCCGGCGAGCTGAAGATGGCGTCCGCGAATATTTCCGTCAAAGATCCCGACGGCAAGATCCGCAGCCACGGCCGTGGCGGCATGGGTGCCGTGATGGGTTCGAAAAAAATCAAGTACATGACCGTTGATTCCGACGGTGCCGGTGCCGTGCCCATCGCCGACCCCGACACCTTCAAAAAAGCCGCCCGCGTGTTTGCCAAGGCGATGCTCGATCACCCGGTCAGCGGTGAAGGTCTGCCTACTTACGGCACCAACGTTCTGGTCAACATCCTCAACGAGGCTGGTGGTCTGCCGACGCGCAACTTCACCTCCGGCCAGTTTGAGGCGCACGACAACATCAGTGGTGAAACCATGCACGACACCATTGTTGAGCGTGGCGGTCATCCCAAGCACGGTTGCCACAAAGGCTGCATCATTCAGTGTTCCCAGGTCTACGTTGACAAGCAGGGCAACTACCTGACCTCCGGTTTCGAATACGAGACCATCTGGGGCATGGGCGCCAACTGCTGTGTTGAGAACCTCGACGAGATCGCTGAGGCCGACAACATCATGGACGACATCGGTGTTGATTCCATTGAAACCGTTGTTATGTTCGGTGTCGCCATGGAAGCGGGCATCCTGCCTTTCGGCGACGGCAAAGGCATCCTGCGTCTGCTGCGTGAAGAGATCGGCAAAGGCACGCCGCTTGGTCGTATCCTTGGTGGCGGTGCCGGCAATGTCGGCCGAACCTACGGTGTGACCCGTGTTCCCGTGGTTAAAAACCAGGGTATCCCGGCGTATGACCCGCGCAGCGTCAAGGGGATCGGCATCACCTATGCGACCAGCACCATGGGCGCTGACCACACCTCCGGCTACACCATCGCGACCAACATCCTCAATGTCGGCGGTTTCGTTGATCCGCTGAGCAAAGACGGTCAGGTTGAGCTGTCACGCAATCTGCAGATTGCCACCGCAGCCATCGACTCCACCGGGATGTGTATCTTCGTCGCCTTCCCGGCGCTGGATATTCCCGAGTGTCTGCCGGCACTGATCGACATGATCAACGCTCGCTTCGGCTGTGAGCTGACCGGTGACGATGTCACTGAACTGGGCAAAAAAGTCCTCAAGCTGGAGCATCAGTTCAATCTCGATGCCGGCATGACCAACAAGGACGATCGTCTGCCTGAGTTCTTCAAAACCGATCCGGTTGCGCCGCACAACGCGATCTGGGATTTCACCGATGAAGAGATCGACGAATTCTGGAATTTTTAA
- the glp gene encoding gephyrin-like molybdotransferase Glp, with product MLSFQQARQTILDHVTPLGVERVGLLDAGERIVAEDIIAPWGLPVWDNSAMDGFAVRHTDCSPGCTLTISGYIPAGGYSNDPVHPGTAVRIMTGAPIPPGADAVVPFEETREEGDQVTIRSAVHAGDHIRVKGEDIADGENILSAGSLLRPAEIGLLATFNKVIVPVYRRPRVAILATGDELIEPGTPPSNRQIVNCNSFAVAAALKEIGAEPVLLGIARDNRESHLQKIKEGLKADALITSAGVSAGDRDLVRDILEELGVQSVFWKIDIKPGRPTAFALHGEKPVFSLPGNPVSTMITFEEFVKPAVLKMMGHRRVFHPTVSAILKDDVKKKSGRTQFMRVCVTMNNGQYLASTSGDQNTGILKTMIRANGLAILPAAPDRIGSGAQVDVQLIGGDYV from the coding sequence ATGCTTAGTTTTCAACAGGCCCGCCAAACCATTCTCGACCATGTCACGCCACTCGGCGTTGAACGGGTTGGCCTTCTTGACGCCGGTGAGCGTATTGTCGCTGAAGATATCATTGCCCCGTGGGGTCTGCCGGTGTGGGACAACTCGGCTATGGACGGTTTTGCCGTGCGTCATACCGATTGCTCGCCCGGCTGTACTCTGACTATCAGCGGTTATATTCCCGCCGGCGGTTACAGCAACGACCCGGTTCACCCCGGCACCGCCGTGCGCATCATGACCGGGGCGCCAATCCCTCCGGGAGCGGATGCCGTCGTCCCTTTTGAAGAAACGCGTGAAGAAGGAGACCAGGTGACGATCCGCAGTGCGGTCCACGCCGGAGACCATATCCGCGTGAAAGGGGAAGATATCGCCGACGGTGAAAACATCCTCTCCGCCGGTTCGCTGCTGCGTCCCGCGGAGATCGGTTTGCTGGCCACCTTCAATAAGGTGATTGTGCCGGTCTATCGTCGCCCCCGAGTCGCGATCCTGGCCACGGGCGATGAACTGATTGAACCGGGCACGCCGCCGAGCAATCGTCAGATTGTGAATTGCAACAGCTTTGCCGTGGCCGCAGCCCTGAAGGAGATCGGCGCTGAACCGGTGCTGCTCGGCATCGCCCGTGACAACCGCGAAAGCCATCTACAGAAGATCAAGGAAGGTCTCAAGGCGGATGCCCTGATCACCTCAGCGGGCGTGTCGGCCGGCGACCGCGATCTGGTGCGTGACATCCTTGAAGAACTCGGCGTACAATCCGTGTTCTGGAAGATCGACATCAAACCGGGGCGCCCCACCGCTTTTGCGTTGCATGGCGAGAAACCGGTGTTCTCCCTGCCCGGCAACCCGGTATCCACCATGATCACCTTTGAAGAATTCGTTAAACCGGCCGTGTTAAAAATGATGGGACACCGCCGGGTCTTTCACCCAACGGTAAGCGCCATCCTCAAGGACGATGTGAAAAAGAAATCGGGCCGCACCCAGTTCATGCGGGTGTGCGTGACCATGAACAATGGCCAGTACCTTGCCAGCACCTCGGGCGACCAGAATACCGGGATTCTCAAAACCATGATTCGCGCCAATGGCCTGGCGATCCTTCCGGCCGCGCCCGACCGCATCGGTTCAGGCGCTCAGGTTGACGTTCAACTGATCGGCGGAGATTATGTTTAA
- a CDS encoding DUF4242 domain-containing protein, protein MPTFVVERDLEGAGWLSAEQLQGIAHRACEIVDAMDHQVTWVESYVTENKFYCVYVAPDVAAVQEHAMRGELPISRVAEVFRKFGPEADDA, encoded by the coding sequence ATGCCGACATTTGTTGTTGAACGAGATCTCGAAGGTGCCGGCTGGCTGTCAGCCGAACAACTCCAGGGCATTGCCCATCGCGCGTGCGAAATCGTCGATGCCATGGATCACCAGGTGACCTGGGTGGAAAGCTACGTCACCGAAAACAAATTCTACTGCGTGTATGTAGCACCTGACGTGGCTGCGGTGCAGGAGCACGCCATGCGTGGAGAACTTCCGATCAGCCGGGTGGCTGAAGTGTTCAGAAAGTTTGGACCGGAAGCAGACGACGCCTGA
- a CDS encoding ABC transporter permease — protein MDFIVESLRTAFALILSFDGEVFNTVGTSLTISSVAIVFATLISVPIGIVIALNQFTGKTFCLTILNTLMALPTVVVGLVVYGFLSRQGPLGQFGLLFTPTAMIIGQIILATPIVTNYTLAAVVGSDPRILPTAQTLGGGPVTSVLVLVKEVRFGIMAALIAGFGRIIAEVGVAMMLGGNIRGYTRTMTTAIALETSKGEFAFGLALGMILLAVALAINIFLNVLQQRSR, from the coding sequence GTGGATTTTATTGTTGAATCACTGCGCACGGCATTTGCGCTGATTCTGTCTTTTGACGGGGAGGTGTTCAACACCGTTGGCACCTCCCTGACGATCTCCAGTGTGGCGATTGTTTTCGCCACGCTGATCAGTGTGCCCATCGGCATTGTCATTGCCCTCAACCAGTTCACCGGCAAAACATTTTGCCTGACAATCCTGAACACGTTGATGGCCTTGCCAACGGTGGTGGTCGGTCTGGTGGTGTACGGCTTCCTCAGCCGCCAGGGCCCTTTGGGGCAGTTCGGGCTGCTGTTTACTCCGACAGCCATGATTATCGGCCAAATTATTCTGGCCACCCCCATCGTTACCAATTACACGTTGGCGGCGGTGGTTGGCTCCGACCCGCGCATTCTGCCGACGGCTCAGACCCTGGGTGGCGGACCTGTGACCAGCGTTCTGGTGTTGGTTAAAGAGGTTCGCTTCGGCATTATGGCCGCCCTGATTGCCGGCTTCGGTCGCATCATTGCCGAGGTTGGCGTCGCCATGATGCTCGGCGGCAATATCCGCGGTTATACCCGCACCATGACCACGGCCATCGCCCTGGAAACCAGCAAGGGCGAATTCGCCTTTGGTCTGGCCCTGGGCATGATTCTGCTGGCGGTGGCCTTGGCGATTAATATTTTTCTGAACGTTCTGCAACAGAGGTCGCGATGA
- a CDS encoding substrate-binding domain-containing protein — MKQLRLVLFALMFVTLLAGVSLAQEHLKLATTTSTENSGLLSALLPTFEAQNNCKVDVIAVGTGKAIKLGMAGDVDVILVHARAKEDAFVEGGYGVDRQDVMYNDFVVVGPDADPAGIKGAADVAAALAKIAAGKATFVSRGDESGTHFKELALWKAADLKPAGDWYLEAGRGMGEVLTMADERQGYALTDRGTYIAYQGKISLKVVVEGDKRLFNPYGVIPVNPAKHPHTKFELATAFANFLTGETGQKLIDDYRKNGQQLFFTYAN; from the coding sequence ATGAAACAATTACGACTGGTTCTCTTTGCACTGATGTTCGTTACGCTGCTGGCGGGTGTCAGCCTGGCTCAGGAGCACCTCAAACTGGCGACAACCACATCGACGGAAAACTCCGGGCTGCTCAGCGCCCTGTTGCCGACCTTTGAGGCGCAGAACAACTGCAAAGTGGACGTTATTGCCGTGGGTACCGGCAAGGCGATCAAACTGGGCATGGCCGGTGATGTTGATGTCATTCTGGTGCATGCCCGCGCCAAGGAAGATGCTTTTGTCGAAGGCGGCTATGGTGTGGACCGTCAGGACGTGATGTACAACGACTTTGTCGTCGTCGGTCCCGACGCTGATCCGGCGGGCATTAAAGGCGCCGCTGATGTCGCGGCAGCCCTGGCGAAAATCGCCGCCGGCAAGGCCACCTTTGTTTCACGTGGCGATGAGTCCGGCACCCACTTTAAAGAGTTGGCGTTATGGAAAGCGGCTGATCTGAAGCCGGCAGGCGACTGGTACCTGGAAGCGGGCCGCGGCATGGGCGAAGTGTTGACCATGGCCGATGAACGCCAAGGCTATGCCCTGACGGATCGTGGCACCTACATAGCCTATCAGGGCAAAATCTCCCTGAAGGTTGTCGTGGAAGGCGACAAACGCCTGTTCAATCCGTATGGGGTCATCCCGGTCAACCCGGCCAAGCACCCGCATACCAAGTTTGAGCTGGCCACGGCATTTGCCAACTTCCTCACCGGCGAAACCGGTCAGAAGCTGATTGATGATTACCGCAAAAACGGTCAACAGCTGTTCTTCACTTACGCGAACTAA
- a CDS encoding iron-containing alcohol dehydrogenase, with protein MALADQTYGFFIPTVSLMGVGCAKETGDQAKALGATKLLIVTDAGLAAMGVADTIKGYVEAAGLEAAIFDGAEPNPTDKNVHDGVKAYEENGCDGIITLGGGSSHDCGKGVGMVVGNGGHIRDFEGVNKSTKPMPPFLAINTTAGTASEMTRFCIITNTDTHVKMAIVDWRCTPNIAINDPVLMVGKPAPLTAATGMDALTHAVEAYVSTIATPITDACALKAIELVAEYLRQAVANGENMEARDKMAYAEYLAGMAFNNASLGYVHAMAHQLGGFYNLPHGVCNAVLLPVVCEFNAIANVKRFADIAVAMGENVDGLSDVEAAEVAITAIRRLSSDIGIPAGLTELGVKEEDLKIMAENAQKDACMLTNPRKAKLEQVIDIYKAAM; from the coding sequence ATGGCATTAGCAGATCAAACGTACGGTTTCTTCATCCCGACAGTATCTTTAATGGGGGTAGGTTGTGCCAAGGAAACCGGTGATCAGGCAAAAGCTCTGGGTGCGACCAAGCTGCTTATCGTGACCGACGCCGGCCTGGCTGCCATGGGCGTTGCCGACACCATTAAAGGCTATGTTGAAGCTGCCGGTCTGGAAGCCGCTATCTTTGACGGCGCTGAGCCTAACCCGACGGACAAAAACGTCCACGACGGTGTGAAAGCTTACGAAGAAAACGGTTGTGACGGCATCATCACCCTCGGTGGCGGTAGCTCCCACGACTGCGGTAAAGGGGTCGGCATGGTTGTCGGTAACGGCGGCCACATCCGTGACTTTGAGGGTGTCAACAAGTCCACCAAGCCCATGCCTCCGTTCCTGGCCATCAACACCACGGCCGGTACCGCATCTGAAATGACTCGCTTCTGCATCATCACCAACACCGATACCCACGTCAAAATGGCCATCGTTGACTGGCGCTGCACACCGAACATCGCCATCAATGACCCCGTTCTGATGGTTGGTAAGCCCGCTCCTCTGACGGCGGCAACCGGTATGGACGCACTGACCCACGCTGTTGAGGCGTATGTTTCCACCATTGCTACGCCGATCACGGATGCCTGTGCTCTGAAAGCGATCGAGCTGGTTGCTGAGTATCTGCGTCAGGCGGTTGCCAACGGCGAAAACATGGAAGCCCGCGACAAGATGGCTTATGCAGAGTACCTGGCCGGTATGGCATTCAACAACGCCAGCCTCGGTTACGTTCACGCCATGGCGCACCAGCTGGGTGGTTTCTACAACCTGCCTCACGGTGTCTGCAACGCTGTCCTGCTGCCGGTTGTCTGCGAATTCAACGCCATCGCCAATGTGAAGCGTTTCGCTGACATTGCTGTGGCCATGGGCGAGAACGTTGACGGTCTGTCCGACGTTGAAGCGGCTGAAGTTGCCATCACAGCCATCCGTCGTCTGTCTTCCGACATTGGCATCCCCGCCGGCCTGACCGAGCTGGGTGTGAAAGAAGAAGATCTGAAGATCATGGCCGAGAACGCTCAGAAAGATGCCTGCATGCTGACCAACCCGCGCAAAGCGAAGTTGGAGCAAGTGATCGACATCTACAAGGCGGCTATGTAA